The DNA window CTCACCTACGGCCCCATGATCCACGAGTTCGGGTGGAGCCTGGAGGATTTCGACCGCATCGCCGCGGGCGTGGTGGCGGGGCACATCAACGAGTGCGGCGCGCAGGCATCCGGCGGCAACCACCTGGTGGATTGGCGCACCATGCCGGGGCTGGCCAACGTCGGCTATCCCATCATCGAGGCGTCGCCCGACGGGTCCTTCGTCGTCACCAAGCACGACGGCACCGGCGGGCGCGTGACGCTGGCCACGGTCAAGGAGCAGCTCGTCTACGAGATGGGCGATCCCGTCAGCTACATCACCCCCGACGTGGTGGCCGACTTCACCACCATCCGCCTGGAAGACGCCGGGCCTGACCGGGTGCGCGTGCACGGCGTCCGCGGCGGCCACGCGACGGACATGCTGAAGGTGAGCATCGCCTACTCCGACGGCTACAAGGCGTCGGGAACGCTCGTCTACGCCTGGCCCGACGCGGTGGAAAAGGCGCAGATGGCGGACCGCGTGCTGCGCGAGCGCCTGGACCGCCTGGGACTGAAGTTCGACGAGGTGCTCACCGAGTACGTCGGATGGAACGCCACGCACGGCCCCCTCGCCGGTCCGCTGCCGAAGGACCTGCCCGAGGTGACGGTGCGCTGGGGCGTGCGCGGCCAGGACAAGGCGGCCGTGGAGCGCTTCACCAAGGAAATCGCGCCGCTGGTGCTGGCCGGTCCGCCGTCCGTCACCGGCTTCGCGGGCGGTCGCCCCGCGGTGCAGGAAATCATGGCGTACTGGCCCGCGCTGATCCCGAAGTCGGAGATCGAGCCGGGGCTGAAGGTCGAGGTGGTGACGGCATGAACGGTGTGGAACGGCAGTGCGAAAGTGCGAAGGTGCGAAGGTGCGAAAGTAACTTCGCCGTTAACTCTCGCACTTTCGCACTCTCGCACTTTCGCACTCGCTCACCGCAGCGGGCATCATGCGCATAACCTTCCTCGGCACCGCCGCGGCGCGTCCCACGGTGGGCCGCAACGTCTCGTCGCTGATCGTTCAGCGCGAGGGCGACGTGATGATGTTCGACTGCGGCGAGGGCACGCAGCGGCAGATGATGCGCTACGGCACGGGGTTCGCCTTCAGCGACATCTTCTTCAGCCACCTTCACGCCGACCACTTCTTGGGCGTCATCGGCCTGCTGCGCACGCTGGGGCTGCAGGCGCGCGAAGAGCCGATGGACCTGTGGACGCCGCTCGGCACGGCCGAGGTGCTGAAGCAGGCCGTGGAGCTGGGGGTGGAGCGCGTCCCGTTCGAGGTTCGCATCAACGAGCTGGAGCCCGGCGAGGCCGTAAAGCGCGGCGTGTATGACATCGTCCCCTTCCGCACCACGCACGCCGGCCGCTCGCTGGGCTACGCCATTGTGGAGCACCCGCGGCTGGGGCGGTTCAACGCCGAGCTCGCCCGCGAGATGGGAATCCCCGAAGGGCCGCTGTGGGGCAAGCTGCACCACGGTGAGGCGGTAGAGGTGAATGGGCGGACCATTCGGGCCGAGGACGTGGTGGGGCCCGAGCGCCCGGGCCGCAAGGTGGTCTACACGGGCGATACGCGGCCCTGCGCCCCCACGCGCGAGCACTCCCGCGACGCCGACCTGTTGATCCACGAGGCGACCTTCGCGCACGAAGAAGCCGACCGCGCGGTGGCCACGGGGCACAGCACCGCGCGCGAAGCCGCGGAAGTGGCGTCGGCCGCCGGGGTGCACCGCCTGGCGCTCACCCACTTCTCCCCCCGCTACGCCGACGACCCGCGGGCGCTGGAGCGCGAGGCGCGGGCGGTGTTCCCCGAAACCGTCGCCGCGTACGACGGGCTGGTGATCGAGGTGCCCTACCGCGACGCCTGAGCTTCGGCAAAGCCTGTCCGGGGGTGGACCCGAGGGCTGAAAGCGGTTATATTACCGGGCTGTTTCCGAGAGCGGGCACCTCGTTTCCGAGAGGCGCCCGTCTTTCTTTGGAACCACGTGGCAAGACCGTACCCGGGCCGTGGGGCTCGACAGAGATAAGATTCCATGTCCATTCGCAACATCGCCATCATCGCGCACGTCGACCACGGAAAGACGACGCTGGTGGACCACATGCTCCGCCAGGCCGGCACCTTCCGCGAAAACCAGCACGTGGCGGAGC is part of the Longimicrobium sp. genome and encodes:
- a CDS encoding acyclic terpene utilization AtuA family protein; its protein translation is MKDRIRIASGQGFWGDQLDAPKQQVQGGPIDYLMLDYLAEVTMSIMQKQRSRNPAAGYARDFVPLMGEILPAVVERGIRVIANAGGVNPAGCRDAVLDEARKAGLAGRARIGMITGDDILERLPDLLARGVELKNMETGEPLSTVLGRVQSANAYIGARPIVEALRQDAHVVITGRSTDTALTYGPMIHEFGWSLEDFDRIAAGVVAGHINECGAQASGGNHLVDWRTMPGLANVGYPIIEASPDGSFVVTKHDGTGGRVTLATVKEQLVYEMGDPVSYITPDVVADFTTIRLEDAGPDRVRVHGVRGGHATDMLKVSIAYSDGYKASGTLVYAWPDAVEKAQMADRVLRERLDRLGLKFDEVLTEYVGWNATHGPLAGPLPKDLPEVTVRWGVRGQDKAAVERFTKEIAPLVLAGPPSVTGFAGGRPAVQEIMAYWPALIPKSEIEPGLKVEVVTA
- a CDS encoding ribonuclease Z, whose protein sequence is MRITFLGTAAARPTVGRNVSSLIVQREGDVMMFDCGEGTQRQMMRYGTGFAFSDIFFSHLHADHFLGVIGLLRTLGLQAREEPMDLWTPLGTAEVLKQAVELGVERVPFEVRINELEPGEAVKRGVYDIVPFRTTHAGRSLGYAIVEHPRLGRFNAELAREMGIPEGPLWGKLHHGEAVEVNGRTIRAEDVVGPERPGRKVVYTGDTRPCAPTREHSRDADLLIHEATFAHEEADRAVATGHSTAREAAEVASAAGVHRLALTHFSPRYADDPRALEREARAVFPETVAAYDGLVIEVPYRDA